A genomic segment from Aegilops tauschii subsp. strangulata cultivar AL8/78 chromosome 1, Aet v6.0, whole genome shotgun sequence encodes:
- the LOC141039233 gene encoding uncharacterized protein, producing MRKGSNTVRIIGLVWLLPSLTLNSVLSVRGDKVAATTIEGSGSAAGYQIETNNRAALLNSATHKLWDYTVPPIDSGAASGYHLLVVEGFSRTRDILPAGEYIRCRTFLVGGHRWHLTYYTNGYDSEDAGFVSLVLVLEEDDDCDEDENDDDWEANEDDQTDNDDDDEDDDYEDEDKDGYHQDEHADNDDAHDDDMAEDDDEDEDHEDEHINNDDALHDDMAEDDDHDYHELFPSVKAQVFLCFIDQFQWLHSGRMRETKFGLITELTCKGFRKREILERSAHLKDDSFTIRCDIVVLDAKADIKSKQGASTMAPPFIQVPPSDMPIHFKNLLLSEEGADVTFVVGSETFAAHDCVLAARSTAFKSQLFGDKLGTAIVKIDDIEAEVFEGMLTFIYT from the exons ATGAGAAAAGGGTCCAACACTGTCAGGATAATTGGCCTAGTGTGGCTACTGCCTTCTCTAACTCTTAACAGTGTGTTGTCTGTGCGTGGTGACAAGGTGGCGGCAACTACTATCGAGGGCTCCGGTTCAGCAGCCG GATACCAAATAGAGACAAACAACAGG GCCGCCCTCCTCAATAGTGCTACTCACAAGCTGTGGGACTACACCGTCCCGCCCATCGACTCCGGGGCAGCTAGCGGGTACCACTTGCTCGTGGTCGAAGGCTTCTCGCGTACCAGAGACATCTTGCCGGCCGGCGAGTACATCCGATGTCGCACTTTCTTGGTCGGAGGTCACCGCTGGCATCTCACGTACTACACTAATGGCTATGACTCCGAGGACGCTGGGTTTGTATCGCTTGTTCTTGTCCTTGAGGAGGACGACGATTGTGATGAGGATGAAAACGATGATGATTGGGAGGCAAACGAGGATGATCAGACTGACAacgatgacgatgatgaagacgaTGATTATGAGGATGAAGACAAGGATGGATACCATCAAGATGAGCACGCCGATAATGATGATGCTCACGATGATGATATGGCTGAGGACGATGATGAGGATGAAGACCATGAGGATGAGCACATCAATAATGATGACGCTCTCCATGATGATATGGCTGAGGACGATGACCACGACTATCATGAGCTATTTCCGTCCGTGAAGGCTCAGGTTTTCTTATGTTTCATCGACCAGTTTCAGTGGCTCCACTCAGGACGCATGCGTGAAACCAAATTCGGTCTCATAACTGAGCTGACTTGTAAAGGGTTCAGAAAAAGGGAGATCTTGGAAAGGTCGGCGCATCTCAAGGACGACAGCTTCACCATCCGTTGCGACATCGTTGTACTTGACGCCAAGGCGGATATCAAATCCAAGCAGGGCGCTAGCACCATGGCTCCTCCGTTCATCCAAGTCCCTCCTTCTGACATGCCAATCCATTTCAAAAATCTCCTCCTGTCCGAGGAGGGTGCTGACGTGACGTTTGTGGTTGGCAGTGAAACGTTTGCTGCACACGATTGCGTACTTGCAGCGCGATCTACGGCCTTCAAGTCACAGCTGTTCGGTGACAAACTTGGCACTGCTATCGTGAAGATCGATGATATTGAAGCAGAAGTGTTTGAGGGCATGCTTACTTTCATCTACACTTGA